The DNA region TTCACTAATTTTTTCCATCTTTTTAGATACGTAGTAACGCTTGGTCAATTCTAATAATTGTTCCATACTACGCTTTTGGTTTTTAGCCTGTTTAGCAAGATTGTCTAGTTTTTCTGAAAATTCTTCCTTTTCAAATTTTTCTTTAAGTTTTTCTAATTCTTCAAGTAGCTTTTCATCTTTTTTTAATTGTGCTTCATTCTCTTTTAAACGCTCTTGCAACTTTTCTTTAAACGGATCTTCCTTTTGATTTTCCTTTTGAAATTCTTCTAAATTATTTTGAAGCTTTTTATTGAATTGCTTCATCATCTCTTCTTGTTGCTTTTGGCGCTTCAAGAAATTTTCAAGCTTCTTTTTATCGTTATAATTGAGCTCTGATTTTTCTTTTTGAGTTTTTGATATCTGACTAAGTTGCTCTTCTTGTTTTTCAAAATTTTCAAGAGATTTATTTAAATCTTGGATGGTCTTATTTTGCTCGTTAAGTTGCTTTTGCTCTTCTTCATCTTTTGTACGCTTTCTGTATGTGAACACCGAACTTTTTGTGCTTTTATTTTTATTTACCGCATCATTATCAAAAACTTCAAAATACAGATCGTATGGAATACCAGCTTCTATCTCTAGATTATTTGGAAAAGCAGTTAAAAATTCATCAAAATTAGAAGATGAAATTGGTATGTTTTTTACAGTTTTATTCGTTTCGTTTTCTGAAGGATAATAGACTAACTGTAATTTAGATAAACCATAATCGTCACTAACTTGACCTTTAAAATACAAAGTTTGTTGGTCTAAACTATCTGTTTTAGATTCAATTTTAAGTTCTGGATATTGATCTTTAATAACAGAAATACTATACGCTAAATTCTCGTAATTTTTAAGGTTTTTATTACTTGTGCTAATGTTGTAGTCTAAATTATTATAAACGCGTTTAGAGGCTTTAAAAACACCGTTTTCTTCTGTAGTAAAGGCTAAAGTATCTTTACTAATTAAATCTACTTGATCAGTTGCTTTGGTATTAAGTTGCCAAGTAATTTGTGTGCCTTGTGGTACAACAGCATTACCAATGCCTTTTAAAACTTCGTTACGTTTATTGGTGTAATTTGGATAGTTTAGAACAATCTGAAAATTTAACAATGTTGGGACTTCTACAACATGTAATTTATATGGTTTTGAGTTAACACCATTAGCAGATAAATTAAAAGTAATGTCTTGTTTTGGTTGTTCAAAAACATACTCAAAAGTACCTGGTTGTCGTTGTTGCAAAAAGTATGACTGATCGTTAAAATTGATTTGTGCGTCTTCTGGAACAACATCTCCTTCGGTTTGTACAAATAACCTGAAGGTTTTGTTTTCTTCGGTTTGCAGGCTTTCATTTATAACAAAAAAACTGAAAGGTGCTGGCGGCTCAAAAGCGGTTTGATAATTAACTACTCTTTTATAACTATCTGTAAACCAATTATTTTTACCTAAAACAAAACTTAATAATAAAATAGCAATTGGGATAACTGTGTATTTTAAATATTTAGTGTTGTGTTTAAAATTAATCGCAAAATTAAAAGGAATTGGGCTTAATTCTTCAGCTTTTTGATCGATGCTGGCTAAAAGTAATTCGCTATTATCGTTAGTCTCTTTTAGCTGAAGTACATTCAATAACTTATCATTAACTTCAGGAAAATGATTACCAATAATTGCCGATGCTTGTTTATAGTTAATGCCTTTTTGAAGCTTAAATAACTTGGCTAATGGCAATGTAATAAATTTGATAAATAAACCAACCTCAACAGCAATAAACAACCAAAATAAAACTGTACGTAAACCAGAATTTAACCACAGAAAATATTCAATAAGTAGTGTAATAATTAAATATAACAAGCCAATACTAAAAAACAGGATAGCGCCTTTAATCAACTCATTAGTATAATATTTTCTAATAAATTGTTCTAATTTGGTTTGTATGATATTGAAGTTATTCAAAGCCATTTTTTTATTTAACTTACTAAAATACAGTTTTTATTTTTTTATGTCTGTTAAAGGCGCTTAAAACTTGTTTTAAAATAGTTCTTTGTGTTTCTTCTACTCTATTCTATCTTTGCACTTTCAAACCAAAAGAAATGTCAAAACAAGTTAGAGTGCGTTTTGCACCAAGTCCTACAGGACCTTTACATATTGGCGGTGTACGTACCGCATTATTTAATTATTTATTTGCAAAAAAACACAACGGTACTTTTGTGTTACGTATAGAAGATACAGACCAAAACCGTTATGTAGAAGGTGCAGAACAGTATATTATAGATAGTTTAAATTGGTGTAATATTCCGTTTGACGAAGGTCCAAATAAAAATGAAAAATTTGGTCCGTACAGACAAAGCGAACGTAAAGACTTATACAAACAATATGCAGATCAATTAATAAAAAGTGGTCATGCGTATTATGCATTTGATACTGCAGAAGCACTTGATGCACACAGAAAAGACCATGAAGCTCAAGGAAAAACGTTTATCTACAATTGGCATAACAGAGAAAAGTTAAGCAACTCTTTATCGCTTAGCGCAGAAGACGTGCAAGCTAAATTAGATGCTGGTGAAGATTATGTAATCAGATTTAAAAGTCCGCAAGATCAAACGCTTCATCTTAAAGATATTATTCGTGGTGATATAAAAATTGATACCAACATTTTAGATGATAAAGTTTTGTTTAAAGCAGACGGAATGCCAACTTATCACCTAGCTAATATTGTTGATGACCATTTAATGGAAATTACGCACGTTATTAGAGGTGAAGAATGGCTACCAAGTCTTGCTTTACATTACCAATTATACGATGCTTTTGGTTGGGAAGCACCAGAATTTGCACATTTACCGTTAATCCTAAAACCAACAGGAAAAGGAAAATTAAGTAAACGTGATGGCGATAAATTAGGATTTCCTGTATTTCCTTTAGAATATACGTCTCCAGAAGGTGATGTGTCTAAAGGGTATAAAGAAGATGGATATTTTGCTGAAGCTGTTGTTAACTTTTTAGCCTTTTTAGGATGGAATCCTGGTACAGAACAAGAAATTTTTAGTTTAGAAGAACTTATAGAAGCGTTTGATTTATCTAAAGTGAATAAAGCCGGAGCACGTTTTGATCCAGATAAAATTAAATGGTTTAATCACCATTACATGCAAGAACAAAGTAATGATGATTTAGCTGAAGCGTTTAAACAAAATCATGATTCATTAAAAGACATAGATGTTAATTACATATCAATGGTTGTTGGATTAATTAAAGAACGAGCAACATTTGTAAACGACTTTTGGGACTTAAGTAATTTCTTCTTTGAAGCTCCAACAGAATACGATGAAAAAGCCTTTAAAAAAGCCATTAAAGACGATACAAAATCTATAATGACAGAGGTAAAATCTATCATAAATAACATTGAAAATTTTGAAGTTGAAACACTTCAAAACGATGTAAAAGGTTGGATTACGTCTAACAACATTGGCTTTGGTAAAGTGATGATGCCACTACGTTTAGCCTTAGTTGGTGCATTACAAGGACCTGATGTTTTTGACATCATGTATATGATTGGTAAAAACGAAACTGTTAAACGTATTGATAATTTAATTGAAAAAATAGGTTAAAATATTAATCAACTATCAATAAAAAAGCCTCTATTATTTAGAGGCTTTTTTGATTAATTTATTAGGTATAAACTTTAAAACGTGATTAATAATGCTAAAGCTAACATACTTTGGTTTCCTTTAAATTTCTTTTCTAAATTTTGACTAAACTGAGCATCGTTTAAATCATTTAAAATGTTTGTAAATCCGTAAATGTATTGTCCTCTAACTTTAAAGTTTTCAAAACCAGCAGTTAAACCTACAACACCATTCACATTAAAATTAGTAAGATCTACAAAGTCTTTTGCTAATACGCTATCAAATTCGGCAATAAACCATTCTTCTTGACCATCGTCATCAAATTCTAAATCACTATTGTATTGCAACATTGGTCCAAAATCTAAAGTTAAATAAGGTCCAGCTAATTTTGCATGAAGTAAAAAAGCTATTTGAGCCGTTAATACTTTATAATCTATAGGTTCAAAATTAGAACTTAAATTAGATGCTAAACCATTAATACTTAATCTGTTTTCAGATAATTGCATACCATAACTTACGTTGTACCATTTATGCGGTAAATCTACAGTTGCAGACATATGTGCTAACCAACCTGTACCACTTTTTGTATTAAAATTATCTGTGTTAATATTAAATTGTGTAAATCCACCACCAAGAGCAAATCCGTTTTTTATATTGTAAGAACTTCTTTGTGCAAAAGAAAATGTAACAAATAGAGTACAAATTGCTACTAATAGATAAAGTTTAAAATTTTTCATTAATAATAGTATAGATTAGTGAACAAATATAACTTAAATTAGTAATCAATAAAGTAAAACTAAAAAACCATTAATTATGCCATTTTTAATTCCTTTTGTAGTCTTAGGACTAATCCTTTTAATTTCAGCATTTTTTGTTGTTAAACAACAAACTGCAGTAATTATAGAACGCTTTGGTAAATTTCATAGTATTAGACAATCTGGTCTACACTTAAAAATTCCTTTAATAGATAAAATTGCTGGTCGATTAAGCTTAAAAATTCAGCAATTAGATGTAATTGTAGAAACAAAAACATTAGACGATGTATTTGTTAGACTTAAAGTATCTGTACAATACCGTGTGTTAAGTCAAAAAGTGTACGATGCATTTTATAAGTTAGATTATCCACATGAGCAAATTACAAGTTATGTATTTGATGTGGTACGTGCAGAAGTACCAAAGATGAAATTAGACGACGTTTTTGTTAAAAAAGATGATATTGCATTAGCGGTAAAAGCTGAGCTAAACGATGCGATGTTAGACTACGGATTTGACATTATTAAAACTCTTGTAACAGATATAGATCCTGATGCACAAGTAAAAGCTGCAATGAACCGTATTAACGCTGCAGAACGTGAAAAAACTGCTGCACAATATGAAGGTGATGCACAACGTATCTTAATTGTTGAAAAAGCTAAAGCTGAAGCAGAAAGTAAACGTTTACAAGGTCAAGGTATTGCAGATCAAAGACGCGAGATTGCGCGTGGATTAGAAGAGTCTGTAGAAGTTTTAAACCGCGTTGGTATTAACAGTCAAGAAGCATCTGCTTTAATTGTTGTAACGCAGCATTACGATACGCTTCAATCGTTAGGTGAAGAAACTAATAGTAACTTAATCTTATTACCTAATGCGCCACAAGCTGGAAGTAATATGCTAAACGAAATGGTTGCAAGTTTTACGGCAAGTAACCAAATTGGTGAAGCTATGAAAGAAGCTAAACGTAAAAAAGAAGAAGAATAAAACTTACCTAATAAACACAAAAAAAGCCTCTTAATAGAGGCTTTTTTTATTGACTTTCTTTTTCATAATTATCAATTAAACTCTGTAAAGAATTTAGATAATCTTCTAAAGATTGTTTATCTATTGTATTACTAGAACTATCTTTTGGTAGTGTAATACGTTGCTCGTCTAAGTACTTTTGTAACTCGGGATAATCTTCTTCTATTTCTCTTGTCTTAACCGATATTTTGGTTAATAAATCTTGTATTGCATCCATAATAATTTTTGATTAAAGTTATCCATTCAAATTAAGTTAAATCACTTATAAATCAAAAGATTATATACTAAATGGTTGTTAAAATTTTTATTTAAAAGGATGTCTTTGTTCCCATTTTTTAACAGGATTTAAAGTATTAACTACAAACTTTAACAATGGGTTTATAAAAAGTGTATTAGTATGTTTCATGTAAATAAACATATCGTTAGGATTAGCACCAACAGAACTTTTAATTTCCATTGCTGTTCTTGCATAAACAACAGATTTAAATTTATGATCAATACCATACTCTAACATATCGTAAAGCATATTTAAATACATTTGATACTCTTGTTGATATCTAGGATTGTAACCTAAAAAATAAGTTTCTAGTTGACTATTGTTTAAAATAAGCGTGTAAAATCCAATTAGCTCATTGTTTAGATAGTATCCAAAGATTTTAAAATTGGATTGTAAATCTAATTTTAGTTGATAAAAATGATTACGTTTTAGTATAAACGAATTCACTTTTGCCTGATCCGATACATGTTTATAAAGCTTATACAAAGCATTACCTTGCAACTTAATATCTTCTAATAAAAGTTCTTTTTTTACAATAGCACTAGATTTTTTAATCGCTGTATTATAACGCCTTTTATATTTTTTATTCAATGCTATTTTGTAGTCTGAAATCGAGTTAAAATGTGAAGGAATATTAAATATCATGTTAGGTTGTACTTTAACCTTATACATGCTATTTTTATCAAATATGTGTGTATTTAAATGAATAACATCATCTTTAAAATAGTCTTTAAACCCAATAATTCTAATCGTTTTATTGGATTCTTTTTTTATAGTCTTTTCTAAGCTTTTTAAAGCTTTAAATACGGTTTCAAAAAAAACAGTAGCATGTATTTTATTTGAATTAAAATA from Mesoflavibacter profundi includes:
- a CDS encoding DUF4175 family protein encodes the protein MALNNFNIIQTKLEQFIRKYYTNELIKGAILFFSIGLLYLIITLLIEYFLWLNSGLRTVLFWLFIAVEVGLFIKFITLPLAKLFKLQKGINYKQASAIIGNHFPEVNDKLLNVLQLKETNDNSELLLASIDQKAEELSPIPFNFAINFKHNTKYLKYTVIPIAILLLSFVLGKNNWFTDSYKRVVNYQTAFEPPAPFSFFVINESLQTEENKTFRLFVQTEGDVVPEDAQINFNDQSYFLQQRQPGTFEYVFEQPKQDITFNLSANGVNSKPYKLHVVEVPTLLNFQIVLNYPNYTNKRNEVLKGIGNAVVPQGTQITWQLNTKATDQVDLISKDTLAFTTEENGVFKASKRVYNNLDYNISTSNKNLKNYENLAYSISVIKDQYPELKIESKTDSLDQQTLYFKGQVSDDYGLSKLQLVYYPSENETNKTVKNIPISSSNFDEFLTAFPNNLEIEAGIPYDLYFEVFDNDAVNKNKSTKSSVFTYRKRTKDEEEQKQLNEQNKTIQDLNKSLENFEKQEEQLSQISKTQKEKSELNYNDKKKLENFLKRQKQQEEMMKQFNKKLQNNLEEFQKENQKEDPFKEKLQERLKENEAQLKKDEKLLEELEKLKEKFEKEEFSEKLDNLAKQAKNQKRSMEQLLELTKRYYVSKKMEKISEDLDKLAKEQDKLANEDPEKNTKEKQDELNKKFEDLQQQLVDLEKENKDLKSPMDLPRNANTEENIKKEQQEASDELEKKEQSSDQQQKQDKQNSAKKKQKSAAQKMKQMSMSMQMQMSASGMQQLQEDAEMLRQIIDNLVVFSFDEEDVMNRFKNIEVNHNEYAKYLKKQHELRTHFEHVDDSLFAISLRQPDFSQQITKEINDVYFNIDKALDHLSENLLYQGVSSQQYALTSANNLANLLNSALDNMQMQMGMPSPGQGEGGMPLPDIIISQEDLAKKMEEAMKKGKKGQDGQQGQQGEQKPGEEGQNEGDKKGKKDGEKGNKGEKGKKGKEGGKDGDGQGQGGSEQGDGDFNEQMNAELFKIYQEQQLLRQQLEQRLDKQGLGTSSEAQQLLKSMEDVELKLINEGFTNQTLSKMMDIKHQLLKLENATLQQGQDTKRESTTNTKDYNNTSTNIINQAKQYFNTTEILNKQSLPLQQVYKQKAQEYFKQTND
- the gltX gene encoding glutamate--tRNA ligase; translated protein: MSKQVRVRFAPSPTGPLHIGGVRTALFNYLFAKKHNGTFVLRIEDTDQNRYVEGAEQYIIDSLNWCNIPFDEGPNKNEKFGPYRQSERKDLYKQYADQLIKSGHAYYAFDTAEALDAHRKDHEAQGKTFIYNWHNREKLSNSLSLSAEDVQAKLDAGEDYVIRFKSPQDQTLHLKDIIRGDIKIDTNILDDKVLFKADGMPTYHLANIVDDHLMEITHVIRGEEWLPSLALHYQLYDAFGWEAPEFAHLPLILKPTGKGKLSKRDGDKLGFPVFPLEYTSPEGDVSKGYKEDGYFAEAVVNFLAFLGWNPGTEQEIFSLEELIEAFDLSKVNKAGARFDPDKIKWFNHHYMQEQSNDDLAEAFKQNHDSLKDIDVNYISMVVGLIKERATFVNDFWDLSNFFFEAPTEYDEKAFKKAIKDDTKSIMTEVKSIINNIENFEVETLQNDVKGWITSNNIGFGKVMMPLRLALVGALQGPDVFDIMYMIGKNETVKRIDNLIEKIG
- a CDS encoding outer membrane beta-barrel protein, producing MKNFKLYLLVAICTLFVTFSFAQRSSYNIKNGFALGGGFTQFNINTDNFNTKSGTGWLAHMSATVDLPHKWYNVSYGMQLSENRLSINGLASNLSSNFEPIDYKVLTAQIAFLLHAKLAGPYLTLDFGPMLQYNSDLEFDDDGQEEWFIAEFDSVLAKDFVDLTNFNVNGVVGLTAGFENFKVRGQYIYGFTNILNDLNDAQFSQNLEKKFKGNQSMLALALLITF
- a CDS encoding SPFH domain-containing protein, yielding MPFLIPFVVLGLILLISAFFVVKQQTAVIIERFGKFHSIRQSGLHLKIPLIDKIAGRLSLKIQQLDVIVETKTLDDVFVRLKVSVQYRVLSQKVYDAFYKLDYPHEQITSYVFDVVRAEVPKMKLDDVFVKKDDIALAVKAELNDAMLDYGFDIIKTLVTDIDPDAQVKAAMNRINAAEREKTAAQYEGDAQRILIVEKAKAEAESKRLQGQGIADQRREIARGLEESVEVLNRVGINSQEASALIVVTQHYDTLQSLGEETNSNLILLPNAPQAGSNMLNEMVASFTASNQIGEAMKEAKRKKEEE
- a CDS encoding GNAT family N-acetyltransferase, whose amino-acid sequence is MISYKLYNSVINIPTSWDKLTVKDIFLKTNFLNALELSSPDHISSFYLAIYNNQELVGIAIIQRVEMYLDNIFRKTSDHTLKRLGKAAIARIVRGNALIVGNLMHTGQHGYYFNSNKIHATVFFETVFKALKSLEKTIKKESNKTIRIIGFKDYFKDDVIHLNTHIFDKNSMYKVKVQPNMIFNIPSHFNSISDYKIALNKKYKRRYNTAIKKSSAIVKKELLLEDIKLQGNALYKLYKHVSDQAKVNSFILKRNHFYQLKLDLQSNFKIFGYYLNNELIGFYTLILNNSQLETYFLGYNPRYQQEYQMYLNMLYDMLEYGIDHKFKSVVYARTAMEIKSSVGANPNDMFIYMKHTNTLFINPLLKFVVNTLNPVKKWEQRHPFK